In Deltaproteobacteria bacterium, the following are encoded in one genomic region:
- a CDS encoding shikimate dehydrogenase, whose protein sequence is MTKDSLDQLRRKIESLDLELLRLLNERASVSLKIGRIKAKDGLDVHDPWREQVIFDYLAKHNNGPLKAGEIQEIFQRIVSISKRIQSAVSSSRSDLLTKSDDVDTSFTVTGETALYGILGNPVGHSMSPLMHNTAFRLLCLDAMYLPFEVDDLPAALIGMKALNVKGASVTHPFKTQIIGLLDDIDDTAEKIGAVNTLVFNKNNVRGANTDWIGAVRCLETLLPIQHHRFVVIGAGGAARAVIFGITSKGGKAVVVNRSSAKGRALAEEFDCAFVPLSEIKSADGDCLVNTTPVGMYPKIDEMPVPREVLGTYKAVADAVYNPLKTLLLKEAEAAGCKVASGLEMFVLQGVEQFRTWTGNEAPIDKMRQVVCRRLLAGVD, encoded by the coding sequence ATGACTAAAGATTCCTTAGACCAACTCAGGCGCAAGATTGAATCCCTGGACCTCGAACTCTTAAGGCTGTTAAACGAACGGGCTTCGGTTTCCCTTAAAATCGGCAGAATCAAAGCCAAGGATGGCCTGGATGTCCATGACCCCTGGCGAGAACAGGTAATCTTTGACTACCTGGCCAAGCACAACAATGGGCCACTTAAAGCTGGCGAGATCCAGGAGATATTTCAAAGAATCGTATCAATATCCAAAAGGATCCAGTCTGCAGTCTCTTCCAGCAGGTCCGATCTGCTGACAAAGTCGGATGACGTGGACACATCGTTTACTGTGACCGGCGAAACCGCTCTCTACGGCATCCTGGGAAATCCTGTTGGACACAGCATGAGCCCTCTGATGCACAATACCGCCTTCAGGCTCCTTTGCCTGGATGCCATGTATCTGCCCTTTGAGGTGGACGATCTCCCAGCGGCCCTAATCGGTATGAAGGCGCTTAACGTAAAAGGCGCAAGTGTGACTCATCCCTTTAAGACACAGATCATCGGGCTTCTGGACGACATCGATGATACAGCCGAAAAGATCGGAGCGGTCAACACCTTGGTATTTAACAAGAACAACGTGCGCGGCGCCAACACAGATTGGATTGGCGCCGTCAGGTGCCTCGAGACCTTGCTTCCCATACAGCATCACAGGTTCGTGGTGATTGGCGCCGGGGGAGCTGCAAGGGCGGTGATTTTTGGCATCACGAGCAAAGGGGGAAAGGCTGTTGTGGTAAACAGATCTTCTGCGAAAGGGCGCGCCTTGGCCGAGGAATTTGATTGTGCTTTTGTCCCCCTTTCCGAAATCAAGAGCGCCGATGGCGACTGTTTGGTAAATACCACGCCAGTGGGGATGTATCCCAAAATTGATGAGATGCCTGTGCCAAGGGAGGTGCTGGGCACATACAAGGCCGTGGCCGATGCCGTATACAACCCGCTTAAGACATTGCTTCTCAAAGAGGCAGAAGCAGCAGGATGTAAAGTAGCGTCCGGACTTGAGATGTTTGTTCTTCAGGGCGTTGAACAGTTCAGGACCTGGACTGGGAATGAGGCTCCTATCGATAAAATGAGGCAGGTTGTGTGTCGAAGGTTGTTGGCTGGCGTTGACTAG
- the aroQ gene encoding type II 3-dehydroquinate dehydratase, giving the protein MLGRREPSLYGSATLEEIDSEIKKTAQKFAMVAQTFQSNYEGEIVEKIQDALEGYEAVIINPAAYTHTSVAIRDALLMLDIPIIEVHLSNIYKREPFRHRSFVADVATARVAGFGKEGYLMAVEAVANMLKGKD; this is encoded by the coding sequence ATGCTGGGCCGACGCGAGCCGTCTTTGTATGGTAGCGCGACCCTCGAAGAGATCGACTCGGAGATCAAGAAGACCGCACAGAAATTCGCAATGGTGGCACAGACCTTTCAATCAAACTATGAAGGCGAAATAGTGGAAAAGATCCAAGATGCCTTGGAAGGTTATGAGGCTGTGATCATCAACCCTGCAGCATATACCCACACCAGCGTTGCCATAAGAGATGCACTGTTGATGCTGGATATTCCGATCATTGAAGTTCACCTTTCAAACATCTACAAGCGGGAGCCATTCAGGCACAGGTCTTTTGTTGCTGATGTCGCAACAGCCCGAGTGGCCGGCTTCGGCAAAGAAGGGTATCTGATGGCCGTGGAAGCTGTAGCAAACATGCTGAAAGGGAAGGATTGA
- the aroB gene encoding 3-dehydroquinate synthase: MPISSEKGMHKNVERIRINLEKTRNNSYGIYVGHGIVDHLRLIPKIQDYVDRCVIITDSVVNPLYGKTVKDKLQEAALPVDIIEIPAGEPSKSIGTVLDVVKKLINLKASRKSLLIALGGGVVGDLTGFVASIFKRSIPYVQIATSLVAQVDSSVGGKTGIDLAEGKNLLGTFYQPKAVFIDLSFLTTLSDRDFKNGLAEIIKYGIISDEEMFELLEQEKDAIFNRQPALMKTLVERSCKIKANIVEADEQEGGLRRILNFGHTLGHAVEAASDYRLSHGEAVAIGTVAAARISHILGYLDDQSCKRIVHVIKQYGLPAKIPPGFSTKEILAFMASDKKAVGAKLHFVLIKKIGDPFVTDEVPTDIITDVIEELRT; this comes from the coding sequence TTGCCAATATCGTCAGAAAAGGGTATGCACAAGAACGTGGAGCGCATTAGAATCAATCTGGAAAAAACCCGTAATAATTCCTACGGGATCTATGTGGGCCATGGGATCGTGGATCACCTCAGGCTAATCCCCAAGATTCAGGATTATGTGGATCGGTGCGTCATCATTACCGACTCAGTCGTGAACCCCCTTTACGGAAAAACGGTCAAAGATAAGCTGCAGGAAGCTGCGCTGCCCGTAGACATAATTGAAATACCGGCAGGGGAGCCGTCAAAATCAATTGGGACCGTCCTTGATGTGGTGAAAAAACTCATCAACCTCAAGGCCAGCCGCAAATCCCTCTTGATTGCCCTGGGTGGTGGCGTGGTGGGTGATCTGACCGGATTTGTAGCCTCCATCTTCAAGCGTTCTATCCCCTACGTTCAGATTGCTACCAGCCTCGTGGCCCAGGTGGACAGCAGCGTGGGCGGCAAAACCGGCATTGATCTTGCCGAAGGCAAGAACCTGCTCGGCACATTCTACCAGCCGAAAGCTGTCTTCATCGACCTGTCCTTCTTAACGACCCTTTCTGACAGGGACTTCAAGAACGGATTGGCCGAGATCATTAAGTATGGCATCATCAGCGATGAAGAGATGTTTGAACTGCTTGAGCAGGAAAAGGATGCCATTTTCAACAGACAGCCGGCTCTGATGAAGACATTGGTGGAGCGATCCTGTAAGATAAAGGCCAATATCGTTGAGGCGGACGAACAAGAAGGGGGTTTGAGACGGATACTGAATTTCGGCCATACTCTCGGGCATGCCGTGGAGGCCGCCTCAGACTACAGGCTTTCTCACGGTGAAGCCGTGGCCATAGGGACTGTTGCTGCTGCCAGGATCTCTCATATACTTGGCTACCTGGATGATCAGTCATGTAAGAGGATCGTTCACGTGATCAAGCAGTACGGGCTGCCCGCCAAAATCCCGCCAGGCTTCAGCACAAAAGAAATCCTTGCCTTTATGGCCAGCGACAAAAAGGCTGTGGGGGCAAAGCTTCACTTTGTCCTGATAAAAAAAATAGGGGACCCCTTTGTAACGGATGAAGTACCCACGGACATCATCACGGATGTTATTGAAGAACTTAGGACATGA
- the aroC gene encoding chorismate synthase: protein MSGNSFGKAFVVTTWGESHGKALGVVIDGCPPRLPLTESHIQNELDRRKPKGAPASTTRREPDKVEILSGVFEERTTGTPISLLISNKDADSKAYEAIKDTFRPGHGDITYQKKYGIRDYRGGGRASGRETAARVAAGAVARAVLDQEGVTVTAYTLELAGIRAQNMDLEDVERNPFLTPDPDAAALMGKKIQEIKACGDSAGGVVEVLVHGCPPGLGEPVFDKLDADLAKALMSIGAVKAVEIGVGLEAARLLGSECNDEITPEGFATNRSGGILAGISNGDDIAVRAAVKPISSIQIEQKTIDIHSQPTTISVKGRHDISAIPRIVPVCEAMVRLVIVDHLLRQRVLG, encoded by the coding sequence ATGTCAGGAAACAGTTTTGGTAAAGCTTTCGTTGTCACCACCTGGGGGGAATCACATGGAAAGGCACTGGGGGTGGTGATTGACGGATGTCCACCGCGGTTGCCACTGACCGAATCTCATATTCAGAACGAATTAGACAGGAGAAAACCCAAGGGCGCCCCGGCAAGCACTACAAGACGTGAACCGGACAAGGTGGAAATACTTTCTGGCGTATTTGAAGAACGGACCACAGGAACGCCCATCTCCCTCCTTATTAGTAACAAGGATGCAGACAGCAAGGCGTATGAGGCAATTAAGGATACCTTCAGGCCCGGCCACGGAGACATCACCTACCAAAAAAAATACGGGATACGCGATTACAGGGGCGGAGGCAGGGCCTCGGGCAGGGAAACAGCAGCACGGGTTGCAGCGGGCGCTGTGGCCAGAGCGGTCCTGGACCAAGAGGGTGTCACAGTGACTGCCTATACCCTGGAGCTTGCGGGGATCAGGGCACAGAATATGGACCTTGAGGATGTTGAAAGAAACCCTTTTCTTACCCCCGATCCGGATGCGGCGGCTCTGATGGGAAAAAAAATACAGGAGATCAAGGCTTGTGGAGATTCCGCCGGGGGTGTTGTTGAAGTGCTGGTCCACGGGTGTCCCCCGGGACTGGGGGAACCCGTTTTTGACAAGCTGGATGCGGACCTTGCAAAAGCCCTTATGAGTATCGGGGCCGTAAAGGCGGTCGAAATCGGAGTGGGCCTGGAGGCGGCCAGGCTGCTGGGTTCTGAGTGCAACGACGAGATCACACCGGAAGGATTTGCCACAAACCGCTCAGGAGGAATCCTTGCAGGTATTTCCAATGGCGACGATATTGCGGTTAGGGCCGCGGTAAAGCCTATCTCCTCGATTCAGATAGAGCAAAAAACCATTGATATCCATTCACAGCCCACCACGATCTCTGTCAAGGGCCGGCACGACATTTCCGCCATTCCCAGGATCGTGCCTGTGTGTGAGGCAATGGTAAGGCTTGTGATTGTGGATCAT
- the aroA gene encoding 3-phosphoshikimate 1-carboxyvinyltransferase yields MKHIKPIKNINATVRVPGSKSYTQRALIAASLARGNSLVRDALISEDTEYLINALRLLGATIGRNGCDLNIQGTGGALNTPSETIYMGNNGTGLRLLTGTVSLGHGTFVLDGNARMRQRPIQPLLDALENIGVQAACIEGNECPPVRVLAKGLSGGKTTLATGLSSQYLSSLLLAAPYAGKDTEIKVLGSLPSWPYVRMTLDVMARFGAKVSDGQFNSFLIKAPQAYRARDYVVEGDASSATYFMAAAAVCGGTVRIANINPGSLQGDLRFSDVLKIMGCRINTSGKGLEITGPLSNHGDLSFDLHDVPDMVPGLAVVSAFRKGKTVLKNIAHLRIKESDRIRAVTNELRKIGAKAEEKADGMIIQGMVTQGAEIECYSDHRIAMSFAIAGLAVEGISIKDPGCVKKSFPDFWERLESLG; encoded by the coding sequence ATGAAGCACATCAAGCCGATCAAGAATATTAATGCCACGGTTCGCGTGCCGGGCTCAAAAAGCTATACTCAGAGGGCGCTGATCGCTGCTTCACTTGCCAGGGGCAACTCGCTTGTCAGAGATGCCCTCATTTCCGAAGATACGGAGTATTTGATCAATGCCCTCAGACTACTGGGAGCAACTATCGGGCGCAACGGTTGCGACCTGAACATCCAGGGAACCGGAGGAGCGCTCAACACCCCTTCTGAGACCATCTATATGGGAAATAATGGAACCGGCCTCAGGCTCCTCACCGGCACGGTCTCGCTGGGACACGGGACCTTTGTACTTGATGGCAACGCTCGTATGCGTCAAAGGCCCATCCAACCCCTCCTTGACGCCTTAGAAAATATTGGCGTTCAAGCTGCATGTATTGAAGGAAACGAATGCCCTCCGGTTCGAGTCCTTGCCAAAGGACTTTCCGGCGGAAAGACAACACTCGCCACAGGGCTAAGCAGCCAGTACCTCTCCTCCCTCCTTCTTGCAGCTCCTTATGCCGGGAAGGATACCGAAATCAAGGTGCTGGGATCTCTCCCGTCCTGGCCTTATGTGCGGATGACCCTGGATGTAATGGCCCGATTTGGCGCGAAAGTCTCAGATGGACAATTCAATTCTTTTTTGATCAAAGCTCCACAGGCCTATCGCGCCCGGGACTATGTTGTGGAGGGAGATGCCTCGAGCGCTACCTATTTCATGGCTGCCGCCGCCGTCTGCGGAGGCACGGTGAGGATAGCAAATATCAATCCGGGCTCCTTGCAGGGAGACCTGCGTTTTTCGGATGTCCTCAAGATCATGGGATGCAGGATCAACACCTCTGGCAAAGGGCTGGAAATCACAGGCCCCTTATCCAATCACGGAGACCTTTCTTTTGATCTACATGACGTGCCCGACATGGTTCCTGGCCTTGCTGTAGTTTCTGCCTTCAGGAAGGGGAAGACGGTCTTGAAAAACATTGCGCATCTTCGCATTAAAGAGTCCGACAGAATCAGGGCTGTGACCAATGAGCTTCGAAAGATCGGCGCAAAGGCCGAAGAAAAAGCCGATGGAATGATCATACAGGGCATGGTTACACAGGGCGCGGAAATAGAGTGCTACAGCGACCACCGGATCGCCATGAGTTTCGCCATTGCAGGCCTGGCCGTTGAGGGCATTTCCATCAAAGATCCCGGTTGCGTCAAGAAATCCTTCCCGGACTTCTGGGAAAGGCTTGAGTCTTTGGGTTAA
- a CDS encoding shikimate kinase, with protein MNIVLIGYRGTGKTAVGKALSKRLGRQFYDADLFLEEKLGRTISDIVASEGWPFFREREKEVLREISATKSSVIATGGGAVMDKDNVRSLGKNGSFVLLKADIDTMIQRIQSDESNSQQRPDLLGSDIYEETRALLKQRMPVYEEVADFSLDTTNLTVDEVVEKIAQHLK; from the coding sequence ATGAACATTGTCTTGATCGGATACAGGGGCACTGGTAAGACAGCCGTGGGCAAAGCCCTTTCAAAAAGACTTGGAAGGCAATTCTACGATGCAGATCTCTTTCTTGAAGAAAAACTCGGAAGAACCATAAGCGACATAGTTGCTTCAGAAGGTTGGCCCTTTTTTCGGGAAAGAGAAAAGGAGGTCCTTCGGGAAATCTCTGCCACGAAGAGCTCGGTAATTGCTACCGGCGGCGGGGCAGTCATGGACAAAGACAATGTCAGGTCTCTTGGCAAAAACGGCTCATTTGTTCTCCTTAAGGCAGACATTGACACCATGATCCAGAGAATCCAAAGCGATGAGTCAAACTCGCAGCAGCGGCCAGATCTGTTGGGGAGTGATATCTATGAGGAAACCAGGGCCCTGCTCAAACAAAGAATGCCCGTTTACGAAGAAGTGGCGGATTTTTCTCTAGACACCACAAACCTGACCGTAGATGAAGTCGTAGAAAAGATAGCGCAACACCTCAAATGA